The Thermoanaerobacterium sp. PSU-2 genome window below encodes:
- the yycH gene encoding two-component system activity regulator YycH: MKEHIKTAVLILLVSTSLYFSYTLWTSFPQKSFFMTKSIPVSVDISDILRPSSIIVESSGTFMDVTSSNDINSVWMNTVKILKEIEDTTLSQLSKNDLNHKGDFVHIYFGKGITEDLFKNALKLSDSPILKIGQDTLIKEIVIKLGVKPQIIFTDYSSYYAIDLKNPSYFLSLISKQFQSSINYSITTSGDVYGENTFAVKSFQLKRYVNRGFENDTVYRTITKNVFVNISVVREIKENSGSYIYTDGVRGLRLYKNGLIEYFDTTTASSKLTFGKVESLDKAVEFIKALGIDEKNVYLTGVSGSGGDYSFAFNYDYDYPVYAMKNGDIKDPIYVFVSNGTIKSAIVSYMDIYYAGQYNGGFYDIGKLLKDHKVDDVQFVDMVYVFDGNELIPAWYVKTQTNEYFFSALDGKIM, encoded by the coding sequence ATGAAAGAGCATATTAAGACTGCTGTACTCATATTGCTTGTTTCTACAAGCCTTTATTTTAGCTACACGCTTTGGACATCTTTTCCTCAGAAAAGCTTTTTTATGACCAAGTCTATACCAGTAAGCGTAGATATTTCTGATATATTGAGGCCTTCTTCTATCATTGTAGAGTCAAGCGGCACATTTATGGATGTAACGTCGTCAAACGATATAAATTCAGTGTGGATGAATACGGTAAAAATTTTAAAAGAGATTGAAGATACAACACTTTCACAACTTTCAAAGAATGATTTAAACCACAAAGGTGATTTTGTACATATTTATTTTGGAAAAGGCATAACAGAGGATTTGTTTAAAAATGCCTTAAAATTAAGTGATTCACCTATCTTGAAAATAGGGCAAGACACTTTGATAAAAGAGATAGTCATAAAATTAGGTGTAAAGCCTCAAATTATCTTTACGGATTACAGCAGTTACTATGCCATAGATCTTAAAAATCCCAGCTATTTTTTAAGCCTTATAAGCAAGCAATTTCAAAGTTCTATAAATTATTCTATCACTACCTCAGGCGATGTATACGGTGAAAACACATTTGCGGTAAAAAGTTTTCAGTTAAAAAGATATGTAAATAGAGGCTTTGAAAATGACACAGTATATAGGACTATTACCAAAAATGTGTTTGTCAATATATCTGTAGTGCGGGAGATAAAAGAGAACAGTGGTTCATACATATACACCGATGGTGTGAGAGGATTGAGGCTTTACAAAAATGGATTAATAGAATATTTTGACACTACCACCGCATCGTCGAAACTAACTTTCGGTAAAGTAGAGTCTTTAGATAAAGCGGTGGAATTCATAAAAGCTTTAGGAATAGATGAGAAAAATGTTTACTTGACAGGTGTCAGTGGCAGTGGTGGAGATTATAGTTTTGCCTTCAATTACGATTATGATTACCCCGTGTATGCCATGAAAAACGGTGATATCAAAGATCCAATATATGTATTTGTATCAAATGGGACAATTAAATCTGCGATTGTAAGCTATATGGATATTTACTACGCAGGCCAGTACAATGGCGGATTTTACGATATAGGCAAACTTTTGAAGGACCATAAAGTAGATGACGTACAGTTTGTAGATATGGTGTATGTTTTTGATGGCAATGAACTTATACCTGCTTGGTATGTAAAAACTCAGACAAATGAGTATTTTTTCAGCGCTTTGGATGGGAAAATAATGTGA
- a CDS encoding ATP-binding protein: protein MNYKSIQWKIILIYGLLILVAMEIIWVYLFKSLENYHMTNFENYIEAQATGIAFTLKDNMNSKTSLDNIINMYLGPNAYIKYLYILDKDGNILASSTGEKGKMLTPAVIKALSGKQGMETTNDNNSNGKLRSIAMPVVDSDGKISGVVYVSGSLKSVYDTLSDVNFILLSATFIAVIITVILGYILAKTITDPIKEVTKYAKEMAEGNFDVHINIRSDDEIGKLGSMFNFMSKRLKTTLNEMENEKSKVEAIISYMSDGVIATNDLNRIILFNDAAEKMIGEKLAMDEPLEKIAQGQLKNTESLIYCNGKILKSFVSPIKVDKNIDGNVFVLHDITEQQNLDNMRKEFVANVSHELRTPLTTIKSYTETLLNDGVDDEMRNRFLYIIDKEVDRMTRLVKDLLLLSRMDSNGKLNLSETNLNEFVEEVLYKIKIEAQKKNQKLLFCAGEEIRSVSIDKDKMEQVILNIVSNSIKYTNPGGYVRVFTKYFDDSAYIVVTDNGIGIPKKDLPRIFERFYRVDKGRSRELGGTGLGLAIAKEIVTAHGGEINIESELGVGTTVTVKLKY from the coding sequence GTGAACTATAAAAGCATACAGTGGAAGATAATACTCATATATGGTCTTTTGATACTTGTGGCGATGGAGATAATATGGGTATACCTTTTCAAATCTTTAGAAAATTATCACATGACGAATTTCGAAAACTACATTGAAGCACAAGCTACAGGCATCGCCTTCACATTGAAAGACAACATGAATTCCAAAACAAGCTTAGACAACATAATAAACATGTATTTAGGTCCTAATGCTTACATAAAATACTTGTACATACTTGACAAAGACGGCAACATATTAGCCAGCTCCACAGGAGAAAAAGGCAAGATGCTAACTCCTGCAGTCATAAAAGCATTGTCTGGCAAGCAAGGGATGGAGACCACAAATGACAACAATTCAAACGGTAAATTGAGAAGCATCGCCATGCCTGTAGTTGACAGCGATGGAAAGATATCAGGAGTCGTGTATGTTAGCGGTTCTTTAAAAAGCGTATATGATACGCTGTCTGATGTGAATTTCATCTTATTAAGTGCAACATTTATAGCGGTGATAATAACAGTCATCTTAGGATATATATTGGCAAAGACCATCACAGATCCCATAAAAGAAGTGACGAAGTACGCTAAAGAGATGGCGGAAGGAAATTTCGACGTTCACATAAACATAAGATCTGATGATGAGATAGGCAAACTTGGCAGCATGTTTAACTTCATGTCAAAAAGGCTTAAGACTACTCTAAATGAGATGGAAAATGAGAAAAGCAAAGTAGAAGCCATAATAAGCTACATGTCAGATGGAGTAATTGCTACAAATGACTTAAATAGGATCATACTTTTCAATGATGCTGCAGAAAAGATGATTGGCGAAAAGTTAGCTATGGATGAGCCTTTAGAGAAGATAGCCCAGGGACAGTTAAAAAATACTGAAAGTCTTATATACTGCAATGGAAAGATTTTAAAGTCGTTTGTAAGTCCTATAAAAGTAGACAAAAACATAGATGGCAATGTATTTGTGCTGCACGACATAACGGAGCAGCAAAACCTTGATAACATGAGGAAAGAGTTTGTGGCAAATGTCTCACACGAATTGAGGACTCCCCTTACAACCATAAAAAGCTACACAGAGACCCTTCTCAATGACGGCGTTGACGATGAAATGAGGAACAGGTTTTTGTACATAATAGATAAAGAAGTTGACAGGATGACGAGGCTGGTGAAAGACCTTCTTCTCTTATCAAGGATGGATTCAAATGGAAAGTTAAATTTATCTGAGACAAATCTCAATGAATTTGTGGAAGAGGTTTTGTACAAAATAAAGATAGAGGCTCAGAAGAAGAATCAGAAACTATTATTCTGCGCAGGTGAAGAAATAAGAAGCGTAAGCATAGATAAAGACAAGATGGAGCAAGTGATTTTAAACATAGTGTCAAATTCCATAAAATATACGAATCCAGGGGGATATGTGAGAGTTTTTACAAAGTACTTTGACGATTCCGCATATATAGTGGTGACTGACAATGGGATTGGCATACCCAAAAAGGATCTTCCGAGGATATTTGAGAGGTTTTACAGAGTTGACAAGGGAAGGTCAAGAGAGCTTGGAGGTACTGGGCTTGGCCTTGCCATTGCAAAGGAGATCGTCACCGCCCATGGAGGGGAGATAAACATAGAAAGCGAACTTGGAGTAGGCACTACCGTAACCGTAAAGCTTAAATATTAG
- the yycI gene encoding two-component system regulatory protein YycI: MDWSKAKTILIIIFAVLNLILYMGNLSIAETNNSVPSFSDMSKMKEILRENNIVVNAKIPDDYKPMPMLLVKLKSYSKAYIDENFLKGLKYVSNGDGSLYTFSNGSLEVKNGFLYFQVKDEKFAKMSSDEAFHYIISFVNDKKLKEEYSTLRQYIDGDKYTVEYTEKYNGINVDVSYMKGIISGNTFSFKSTWLIPLREENDKKEIIPPISALLKLLDVNEGSKSIVVKDIRPVYFFSWRNADTGEAIPTWRITTENTVYYINAYTGNFEER, from the coding sequence ATGGACTGGTCAAAAGCGAAAACGATCTTGATTATTATATTTGCTGTACTAAATTTGATACTTTACATGGGAAACTTAAGCATAGCGGAAACTAATAATTCTGTTCCATCTTTTTCTGATATGAGCAAGATGAAAGAGATTTTAAGAGAAAACAATATTGTCGTGAATGCTAAAATACCTGATGATTACAAGCCTATGCCTATGCTTCTGGTAAAGCTTAAAAGCTACAGCAAAGCGTACATAGATGAAAATTTTTTAAAAGGCTTAAAGTACGTATCAAATGGCGATGGTTCACTTTACACATTTAGCAATGGCTCATTAGAAGTTAAAAACGGCTTTTTATATTTTCAGGTTAAAGACGAAAAGTTTGCCAAGATGAGTAGCGATGAAGCTTTTCACTATATAATATCCTTTGTAAATGACAAGAAACTTAAAGAGGAGTATTCAACTTTAAGGCAGTACATAGATGGAGACAAATACACTGTTGAGTATACCGAAAAATACAATGGTATTAACGTGGATGTAAGTTATATGAAAGGCATCATATCAGGCAATACATTTTCCTTTAAATCGACGTGGCTTATACCTTTGAGAGAAGAAAATGACAAAAAAGAGATCATACCTCCAATAAGCGCACTTTTAAAGCTTTTAGATGTAAATGAAGGCAGTAAAAGTATCGTAGTAAAAGACATAAGGCCAGTCTACTTTTTTAGTTGGAGAAATGCCGATACTGGCGAAGCAATACCTACGTGGAGGATAACGACGGAAAACACTGTGTACTACATAAATGCGTATACAGGTAATTTTGAAGAGAGGTAA